The Hevea brasiliensis isolate MT/VB/25A 57/8 chromosome 1, ASM3005281v1, whole genome shotgun sequence genome has a window encoding:
- the LOC110653015 gene encoding rust resistance kinase Lr10 produces MVACLFLLSIFFVHHAVGLNDHCSTSSCGMQGPPVRFPFRIKGRQPLHCSYPAAGFDLSCSENNHTVLELPNSWKLLVQAIDYEFQVIYASYLDGFFPPRRLLLNSNLSGISPFFFMDELYYSYNIFNCSSKKEHYSLKPVSCLSDLRYHVYAIYSHASFQDLVPLLSCSKLHNISIVAESNLCSPESVLRLKWYYPECSYCEAKGKYCRLKSNTIGSETECYGIIKPTKGSAIKFMATGTVLGSIFLAVAAILFYRRHRFNRIEREYQSKIEKFLDDYKSFKPARYSYAVIKRMTNQFKDELGQGAYGTVFRGKLSDEILVAVKVLNNSKGNGEEFVNEVEAIGKIHHVNVIRLIGFCADGFIRALVYEYLPNSLQKFVSSADSKSHFLGWKRLQDIALGIAKGIEYLHQGCERRILHFDIKPHNILLDHNFSPKISDFGMAKFCSKDQSAVSMKTARGTAGYMAPELFSRNFRNVSYKSDVYSFGVLVLEMVGGRKITHVTEGNDEEIYFPEWIYNLLEKGEDLRFEIEEEGDDKIAKKLAIVGLQCIQWNPADRPSMNVVVHMLEGEENLPIPPNPFSAVPTRMNSRIPGRRPQQELDVISERE; encoded by the exons ATGGTAGCGTGCTTGTTTCTCTTGTCCATTTTCTTCGTTCACCATGCTGTAGGCCTTAATGATCATTGCAGTACATCATCGTGTGGGATGCAAGGCCCACCTGTCCGATTTCCGTTCCGAATCAAAGGCAGGCAACCACTCCACTGTAGCTATCCTGCAGCTGGGTTTGATTTATCTTGCTCGGAGAATAACCATACTGTTCTGGAGCTGCCAAATTCATGGAAGCTCTTGGTGCAAGCAATTGATTACGAGTTTCAAGTGATTTATGCAAGTTATTTAGATGGATTTTTCCCTCCAAGACGGCTTCTTTTGAACTCCAATCTCTCTGGTATTTCTCCCTTCTTTTTTATGGATGAACTTTACTATAGTTATAACAtatttaattgctcttcaaagaAAGAACATTATTCACTCAAGCCAGTCTCTTGCCTAAGTGACCTTCGCTATCATGTCTACGCCATTTATTCTCATGCTTCTTTTCAAGACTTGGTCCCGTTGCTGTCTTGCTCCAAGCTACATAACATTTCAATAGTTGCAGAATCTAATCTCTGTTCTCCGGAAAGTGTTCTTCGTTTGAAATGGTACTATCCAGAATGTAGTTATTGTGAAGCAAAAGGCAAGTACTGCAGACTGAAGAGCAATACCATTGGATCTGAAACAGAATGCTACGGCATAATCAAACCAACTAAAG GGTCAGCAATAAAGTTCATGGCAACAG GAACAGTCCTGGGTTCAATTTTTCTTGCAGTAGCAGCCATTCTATTCTACCGCAGACATAGATTCAACAGAATAGAAAGAGAATATCAGTCCAAGATTGAGAAATTTTTGGATGACTACAAATCTTTCAAGCCTGCTAGATATTCCTATGCCGTTATTAAGAGGATGACAAACCAATTCAAGGATGAATTGGGCCAAGGAGCTTACGGAACTGTGTTCAGAGGAAAGCTATCTGATGAAATCCTGGTAGCTGTTAAGGTCCTCAACAACTCCAAAGGAAATGGAGAGGAGTTCGTCAATGAAGTGGAAGCAATAGGCAAAATCCACCATGTCAATGTGATTCGCTTGATTGGATTCTGTGCTGATGGGTTTATACGAGCTCTAGTCTATGAGTATTTGCCAAATTCATTACAAAAATTCGTATCTTCAGCTGACTCCAAGAGCCATTTCCTCGGCTGGAAAAGGCTGCAAGATATTGCTCTTGGCATAGCTAAGGGGATTGAATATCTTCATCAGGGGTGTGAACGGAGAATCCTCCACTTTGATATCAAGCCCCATAACATCTTACTTGACCACAACTTCAGCCCGAAAATCTCTGATTTTGGCATGGCCAAGTTCTGTTCTAAGGATCAAAGTGCAGTGTCCATGAAAACAGCTAGAGGTACTGCTGGCTATATGGCACCTGAATTGTTCTCAAGGAACTTTCGGAATGTTTCCTACAAGTCAGATGTTTATAGCTTTGGAGTTCTAGTGTTAGAAATGGTTGGAGGAAGGAAAATTACTCATGTAACAGAGGGAAATGATGAGGAAATATACTTTCCAGAATGGATTTACAATCTTTTGGAAAAAGGGGAAGACCTTAGGTTTGAGATTGAGGAAGAGGGAGATGATAAAATTGCAAAGAAACTTGCAATTGTGGGACTCCAATGCATTCAATGGAACCCAGCGGATCGCCCCTCCATGAATGTAGTTGTTCATATGCTGGAAGGGGAAGAAAATCTACCCATACCGCCTAATCCTTTTTCTGCAGTTCCTACAAGAATGAACTCGAGAATACCGGGAAGACGGCCTCAGCAAGAATTGGACGTCATCTCAGAAAGAGAGTAA